A stretch of the Candidatus Jettenia sp. AMX2 genome encodes the following:
- the mnhG gene encoding monovalent cation/H(+) antiporter subunit G, which produces MVVEIIAGVFLVLGFFFSVIGSIGVLRLPDFYSRIHASGETETLGIFLIFTGLAIYEGLTTTTAKLIFIMFFLIIFNTTGVYVLVRAANRVGLKPWERKKE; this is translated from the coding sequence ATGGTGGTAGAAATAATAGCTGGTGTCTTTTTAGTTTTGGGGTTCTTTTTCAGCGTTATAGGATCAATTGGCGTTCTCAGGCTTCCCGATTTTTACAGCCGCATACATGCATCAGGGGAAACCGAGACCCTGGGCATATTTCTTATTTTTACCGGCCTGGCTATTTACGAAGGATTAACTACCACTACGGCAAAGCTGATTTTTATCATGTTTTTTCTCATAATATTTAATACCACCGGTGTTTACGTGCTGGTAAGGGCTGCTAACAGGGTTGGGCTGAAGCCTTGGGAGCGGAAGAAAGAGTAA
- a CDS encoding DUF4040 domain-containing protein gives MLYFEIILLILTLITTYVALSVKDLFTAIILLVLASQFTIVLFFVINSPEIALLEAVSGILFTVFYLMAIRQIGRWAKQ, from the coding sequence ATGCTTTATTTTGAAATAATTCTCCTGATATTGACACTGATTACTACTTATGTCGCTTTGTCGGTCAAAGATTTGTTCACTGCTATTATTTTGCTTGTATTAGCCAGCCAATTTACGATTGTCCTCTTCTTTGTCATAAATTCTCCGGAAATTGCCTTATTGGAGGCAGTTTCAGGAATATTGTTTACCGTTTTCTACCTGATGGCTATCCGGCAGATCGGGAGGTGGGCTAAGCAATGA
- a CDS encoding MnhB domain-containing protein — MKRVLSVILLGAMAVIFFSSLSWLPSVGDPHSAPNTHVSPYYLERSYKDTGATNVVTAIILVYRGLDTLGETAVIFIASVATIAILGYKVNNGNRKSSLDDKTGSHEVFGGFVLNTAYRYMVPAILLFAVYILFHGEYSPGGGFHAGVLFGLTILSSQLITGYQQTILSVKLAVLLAGIGVLIYAVVGLLSFFFGGIFLEHGVLPFNIKEIGLQGLSILIVEIGVAICVMATIVVVFTIMDRNGGKE, encoded by the coding sequence ATGAAGAGGGTGTTGTCTGTAATTTTGCTGGGGGCCATGGCTGTTATTTTTTTCTCATCTTTATCATGGTTGCCGTCTGTTGGAGACCCCCATTCAGCGCCCAATACCCATGTTTCCCCTTATTATCTGGAAAGGAGTTATAAGGATACTGGGGCGACAAACGTAGTAACTGCCATTATCCTGGTTTACAGAGGTTTGGATACCCTCGGTGAAACCGCGGTGATTTTCATTGCCAGTGTTGCTACCATCGCAATTTTGGGTTACAAGGTAAACAACGGAAACCGGAAGAGTTCACTTGATGATAAGACAGGGTCTCACGAAGTTTTTGGCGGATTTGTTCTCAACACGGCATATCGCTATATGGTGCCGGCGATTCTTCTGTTTGCAGTCTACATCCTTTTCCATGGGGAGTATTCTCCCGGAGGAGGTTTTCATGCCGGTGTTTTGTTTGGGCTGACGATACTTAGCTCACAGCTAATTACCGGGTATCAGCAGACGATTCTTTCGGTGAAGCTGGCTGTTTTGCTGGCCGGAATTGGTGTTTTAATCTACGCCGTGGTAGGATTGCTCTCCTTTTTTTTCGGAGGAATTTTTCTGGAACACGGTGTGCTGCCCTTTAACATTAAGGAGATAGGGTTACAGGGGTTGAGCATTCTCATTGTGGAAATCGGAGTTGCCATTTGTGTGATGGCTACTATTGTAGTTGTTTTTACAATCATGGATCGGAATGGTGGAAAGGAATGA
- a CDS encoding cation:proton antiporter subunit C encodes MADFFLHGKLIYLLTMLLFLLGIYGMASKGNLLKQLMAMNVMETSAIIMFLILSQKIGATAPILMKDITDPDHYVNPLPHAIMLTAVVVGISLTGIGLALIKRIEHDYGSGEEDEIMKRMQQ; translated from the coding sequence ATGGCTGATTTTTTTCTTCATGGTAAACTCATCTATCTGCTGACCATGCTGCTCTTCCTGTTAGGGATTTACGGCATGGCGAGCAAGGGCAACCTGTTGAAGCAATTAATGGCTATGAATGTGATGGAGACCTCAGCGATCATTATGTTTCTTATCCTCAGCCAAAAGATTGGAGCCACAGCCCCAATTCTCATGAAAGACATTACCGATCCGGATCATTACGTTAATCCTTTACCTCATGCCATCATGCTGACAGCGGTTGTTGTTGGTATCAGCCTTACGGGGATAGGTTTAGCCTTGATCAAGCGAATTGAACATGATTACGGCAGTGGCGAAGAAGATGAAATTATGAAGAGGATGCAGCAGTGA
- a CDS encoding monovalent cation/H+ antiporter subunit D family protein, with translation MREHLPALIVIIPLISSMIILLVGYFSCHLARLVTVLITFVTHIAAVFLFIRVMREGTQHYHFGGWQPPWGIEFAVDPVSAALAVLITFLFFLVAVYNVPFLQQLSWAKNSAYLSLFFLLAAGLTGIVVTADLFNVFVFMEISALSTYVLIAFSGGRSSLAAFRYLIIGTIGAKFYLLAVWYFYAITGTLNFFDLSVKIAPMMDSPPVLIATTLLMTGLGIKMALFPMHGWIPDAYTYAPAPVSAIISAVMTKVPAFVLFKLFYNIIGIREGPVPYVLTVIGILATVGMIAGSVMALTQREGKRMLAYSSVSQIGYIILGISMGNMLGLVGGLLHILNHAVMKCCLFFIMGALKWRNNTDDLSQFNGLATRMPITMAAFTVAALSMIGLPPTAGFFSKLYLIKGALDAGIWVYVLVIVVSSLFGAVYFFRIIENGYFGLFRSQENGLHEEMTGTHITTIQKADNGNGGSKELPGSEPSIVPPVPRYLYDGGKGFLRRELPVTMIIPIIVLAVIVLLSGFFNELIASRIISPFSVWKELR, from the coding sequence GTGAGAGAGCATTTACCGGCCCTGATTGTTATTATCCCTTTAATATCTTCCATGATAATCCTTCTGGTAGGATATTTTTCCTGCCATCTGGCCAGGTTGGTGACCGTGCTGATTACCTTTGTGACCCACATTGCGGCTGTTTTTCTCTTTATCCGGGTAATGAGAGAGGGCACACAGCATTATCATTTTGGTGGATGGCAGCCACCGTGGGGCATCGAATTTGCTGTTGATCCGGTTTCTGCTGCCCTTGCAGTGTTGATAACATTCCTGTTTTTCCTGGTTGCTGTATATAATGTTCCCTTTTTACAGCAGCTTAGCTGGGCAAAAAACAGCGCTTATCTCAGCTTGTTCTTTCTGCTGGCGGCTGGTCTGACTGGCATAGTCGTAACAGCAGACCTGTTTAATGTTTTTGTGTTCATGGAGATATCCGCGCTGTCTACCTATGTGCTTATTGCCTTTTCAGGTGGCCGCTCAAGCCTTGCCGCTTTCCGCTATTTAATTATCGGTACTATAGGTGCAAAATTTTACCTGCTGGCTGTCTGGTATTTTTATGCTATTACCGGCACCCTGAATTTTTTCGATTTGTCCGTAAAAATTGCTCCCATGATGGATTCACCTCCCGTTTTGATTGCCACTACCTTGTTAATGACGGGTCTGGGGATAAAGATGGCCTTGTTTCCTATGCACGGCTGGATTCCTGATGCGTATACCTATGCACCTGCGCCTGTCTCAGCTATTATCTCTGCGGTAATGACCAAGGTTCCCGCTTTTGTCCTTTTTAAATTGTTTTACAACATTATCGGGATTAGGGAAGGTCCTGTTCCTTACGTTTTAACAGTTATTGGCATACTTGCAACAGTAGGAATGATTGCTGGTTCGGTAATGGCTCTTACCCAGCGTGAAGGAAAAAGGATGCTGGCTTATTCCAGTGTGTCACAGATTGGCTATATAATATTGGGAATCTCCATGGGAAATATGTTAGGCCTGGTAGGTGGCTTACTCCATATCCTGAATCATGCCGTAATGAAATGCTGCCTTTTTTTTATCATGGGGGCTTTAAAATGGCGGAATAATACAGATGATCTGAGTCAGTTTAATGGCCTTGCTACCAGAATGCCCATAACCATGGCTGCCTTTACCGTTGCAGCCCTGTCTATGATAGGACTTCCACCCACCGCTGGATTTTTTAGTAAATTATATCTGATTAAAGGGGCTCTGGATGCTGGGATATGGGTTTATGTACTAGTGATTGTGGTGAGCAGTCTGTTCGGTGCGGTTTACTTTTTCCGGATTATAGAAAACGGCTATTTTGGCCTATTCCGGTCACAGGAAAATGGCTTGCATGAAGAAATGACTGGAACGCATATTACAACCATACAAAAGGCAGACAACGGCAACGGAGGTAGTAAAGAGCTGCCTGGAAGTGAACCTTCAATAGTTCCTCCGGTACCACGCTATTTGTATGATGGGGGGAAAGGTTTTTTGAGAAGAGAGCTTCCTGTTACTATGATAATCCCTATTATTGTGCTGGCGGTAATAGTATTACTGTCAGGGTTTTTTAATGAACTAATAGCCAGCAGGATTATCAGTCCGTTTTCTGTGTGGAAGGAGTTAAGGTGA
- a CDS encoding proton-conducting transporter membrane subunit translates to MEYLFALEIRPVAAILVSILAVILILASSKRPNLREFWTLAASVVKIAIVFSMLPAVLSGHIIETTPFYLSKEIYFHLRVDAAGMLFAGLASILWLLTSVFSIGYMRRLKEKHQTGYYASFALALSSVMGIAFSANLLTFFIFYEILTLATYPLVVHKRTKEAVNAGRKYLAYTLAGGQVLLAGIVGVYMLGGDVSFRPGGILNGEMASLSSLRILFFLLFTGVAVKAGVMPFHGWLPTAMIAPTPVSALLHAVAVVKAGAFGIYRIVGYTFGPELFVEIGAAAVVTWLATFTIIASSLIAMRHDHLKRRLAYSTIGQLSYIVLGISFATQAGSLGAGFHIPAHAFMKITLFFCAGAIYAGTGLDKISAMRGLGKKMPFTFIAFTVCSLGIAGLPLLAGFVSKFNLTLSALESGQGLFIAVLIASALLSMSYLLPVVQMAFFRIGMPDFSRFPDIRIAGAAMLIPLLLTALFSFILGTYPDFLVYFYRLALIAANSVTAY, encoded by the coding sequence ATGGAATACTTGTTTGCTTTGGAGATACGACCTGTTGCTGCCATTTTGGTATCAATACTGGCCGTCATTTTAATCCTGGCCAGCAGTAAAAGGCCCAATCTGCGTGAATTCTGGACCCTTGCGGCATCTGTTGTAAAGATAGCCATTGTCTTTTCTATGTTACCGGCAGTTCTTTCTGGTCATATTATCGAAACGACACCATTTTATTTATCTAAGGAGATATATTTTCATCTTAGGGTAGACGCGGCAGGGATGCTCTTTGCCGGCCTGGCTTCAATCTTGTGGCTGCTTACTTCGGTTTTTTCCATTGGTTATATGCGCCGGTTGAAAGAAAAACACCAGACCGGTTATTATGCCTCTTTTGCCCTGGCCCTTTCTTCTGTAATGGGGATTGCCTTTTCTGCAAACCTGTTGACCTTTTTTATATTTTATGAGATTCTCACTCTGGCTACCTATCCCCTTGTAGTTCACAAGAGGACAAAAGAGGCTGTAAATGCCGGACGCAAGTACCTGGCATATACCCTTGCTGGCGGGCAGGTTCTTCTTGCAGGGATTGTTGGGGTTTATATGCTGGGGGGAGATGTAAGTTTCCGTCCGGGTGGTATTTTAAACGGAGAAATGGCATCACTATCTTCCCTGAGGATTCTTTTCTTCCTGTTGTTCACAGGTGTGGCGGTTAAGGCTGGTGTCATGCCCTTTCACGGCTGGCTTCCTACTGCAATGATAGCACCAACCCCTGTCAGTGCATTATTACATGCAGTGGCGGTGGTTAAAGCCGGTGCCTTCGGAATATATCGCATTGTAGGGTATACCTTTGGTCCTGAGTTGTTCGTAGAAATAGGTGCGGCTGCCGTGGTGACGTGGCTTGCTACTTTTACCATCATTGCTTCTTCCCTGATTGCCATGAGACATGATCATTTAAAACGCCGGCTTGCCTATTCCACCATTGGTCAGCTTTCGTACATTGTTTTAGGGATTTCCTTTGCTACGCAGGCAGGTTCCCTGGGGGCAGGATTCCACATACCAGCCCACGCCTTTATGAAGATCACCCTGTTTTTTTGTGCCGGAGCCATTTACGCCGGTACCGGTCTGGATAAGATAAGTGCCATGAGAGGACTTGGGAAAAAAATGCCGTTTACCTTTATAGCCTTTACCGTTTGTTCTCTGGGTATTGCCGGCCTTCCTTTGCTTGCGGGCTTTGTCAGCAAATTTAACCTGACCCTTAGTGCATTAGAAAGCGGACAGGGATTGTTTATTGCCGTTTTGATTGCCAGTGCATTGCTGAGCATGTCTTATTTGCTGCCTGTCGTTCAAATGGCTTTTTTCCGTATCGGGATGCCTGATTTTAGCCGGTTTCCTGATATAAGAATAGCCGGCGCTGCTATGCTGATACCTTTGTTGCTTACAGCTCTTTTTTCGTTTATTTTAGGCACTTACCCTGATTTTCTCGTGTATTTTTACCGGCTGGCGCTTATAGCAGCAAATAGTGTTACGGCATATTAG
- a CDS encoding Na(+)/H(+) antiporter subunit D encodes MTAVHPSVILIPGGVVSLFLPPRWRGWFGVFIPVLALVTVFCLKTGKSWYVSFLGQFDLILLQVDSLALLFAGTYAVMALVNMSYSFHVRQKTELGMALIYTGASMGVIFSGDWLTLIAFWELMAVSSSVIVWLGGRNRSAKAALRYIMVHFFGGNLLLAGIVLKVSSGNPYIESLTGTGDAAFWLILAGVLINAAAPPLHSWLTDAYPEASPTATVWMNMLTTKIGVYMLIKVFPGTDVLIIVGIVAALYGVIYAILENNTRRLLSYHIISQVGLMTAAVGIGSDLALNGAAALAIGNILYKSLLFMSIGAVVYQTGKEKLTELGGLSSEMPAVTAFFAIGALAISGFPLLNGFISKPLITTAASYHGFPVVEHLLYLASAGTFLSIPLKMGYFAFFRTFDKRKKLLNERLPAGMYMAMGTVAGLCFLFGLHPHLLYQQLPFSFSYQPYVWKKVGSELLFFTGISSGFWLMLSNMKTREVTTFDTDWFYRKPLVVMVDAVARNLNLLGAFVNLKAAGVLKWSVPFWDNPFRWIDIFNREQAPAKFDPDFYRTSMGWLIVPSIFVFIVTILYIYK; translated from the coding sequence ATGACGGCTGTTCATCCTTCTGTGATATTAATCCCCGGTGGAGTAGTTTCCCTTTTTCTACCCCCGCGCTGGCGCGGTTGGTTTGGTGTTTTCATTCCCGTACTGGCGTTGGTTACAGTTTTTTGTCTGAAGACAGGAAAGAGTTGGTACGTTTCTTTTCTGGGACAGTTTGACCTGATTTTACTTCAGGTAGATTCCTTGGCTTTGCTTTTTGCCGGTACCTATGCAGTAATGGCTTTAGTGAACATGAGCTATAGCTTTCATGTCAGGCAAAAAACGGAGTTGGGGATGGCTTTGATCTATACAGGGGCTTCTATGGGGGTAATCTTTTCCGGTGACTGGCTAACATTAATCGCCTTTTGGGAGTTAATGGCCGTCAGTTCGTCTGTTATAGTTTGGCTGGGTGGCAGGAACAGGTCTGCAAAAGCCGCATTGCGGTATATCATGGTACACTTTTTTGGGGGCAACCTGTTACTGGCAGGGATCGTCCTGAAAGTGAGCAGTGGAAATCCATATATTGAGAGTTTAACAGGTACCGGGGATGCAGCCTTTTGGCTCATTCTTGCCGGTGTTTTAATTAATGCCGCAGCGCCGCCTTTGCATAGCTGGCTTACAGATGCCTATCCGGAAGCCAGTCCGACAGCAACAGTCTGGATGAATATGCTGACCACCAAGATAGGCGTCTATATGCTGATCAAGGTTTTCCCGGGTACTGATGTTCTGATTATCGTTGGGATTGTAGCAGCACTATACGGGGTGATTTATGCCATCCTGGAAAACAATACCCGGCGGCTCCTTTCCTACCATATAATTAGCCAGGTAGGGTTGATGACGGCAGCGGTAGGCATTGGTTCAGATTTGGCCTTAAACGGGGCGGCAGCTTTGGCTATAGGTAATATCCTCTATAAGTCCTTGCTGTTTATGAGTATTGGGGCAGTTGTGTATCAGACAGGGAAAGAAAAATTGACAGAACTGGGTGGCTTATCCAGTGAAATGCCGGCAGTAACCGCCTTTTTTGCGATAGGTGCCCTGGCTATTTCCGGTTTTCCGCTTTTAAACGGATTTATCAGTAAACCGTTAATCACAACAGCAGCATCTTATCATGGATTCCCGGTAGTAGAACACTTGCTTTACCTTGCCAGTGCAGGGACCTTTTTGTCCATACCACTGAAAATGGGATATTTTGCTTTTTTCCGTACATTTGACAAAAGAAAGAAATTACTTAACGAAAGATTGCCGGCAGGTATGTACATGGCTATGGGTACCGTTGCAGGATTATGTTTCCTTTTTGGTTTGCATCCCCACCTGCTTTATCAGCAGCTACCTTTCTCCTTTAGTTATCAGCCTTATGTTTGGAAAAAGGTAGGTAGTGAACTCCTTTTTTTCACAGGGATATCATCCGGGTTCTGGTTGATGTTGTCCAACATGAAAACCAGGGAGGTAACTACCTTTGATACTGATTGGTTCTACCGGAAACCTTTGGTTGTCATGGTGGATGCGGTAGCCAGGAATCTTAATCTGTTGGGTGCCTTTGTCAACCTAAAGGCTGCCGGCGTTCTAAAGTGGAGCGTCCCTTTTTGGGATAACCCCTTTAGATGGATCGACATATTCAACAGGGAGCAGGCGCCGGCTAAGTTTGATCCGGACTTTTACCGAACCTCCATGGGTTGGCTGATTGTTCCCTCTATCTTTGTCTTTATCGTAACGATTCTCTATATATACAAATGA
- a CDS encoding universal stress protein: MIRKILVPVDGSESSQRAIVFASEIAAKFGASVTFVHILQSLLPRKQLKEYLSTLEAAKNPDRAEIESIRNTLAKSGEKHGIQLLENAEILAKGKNVEQVDTVLRDGDPAEEILHMAESGGHDIIIMGRRGHGPIRSLLVGSVSNKVAGLAPCTVVTVR, from the coding sequence ATGATCAGGAAAATTCTTGTGCCTGTGGATGGTTCCGAATCTTCCCAACGTGCAATAGTGTTTGCCAGCGAAATTGCTGCAAAGTTTGGTGCATCTGTAACGTTCGTTCATATTCTCCAGAGTTTGCTGCCGCGTAAACAGCTCAAAGAGTATCTGAGTACCCTGGAGGCAGCTAAAAATCCTGACAGGGCTGAGATCGAAAGTATCCGTAATACGCTTGCAAAATCCGGCGAGAAACATGGTATACAATTATTGGAGAATGCAGAAATTCTTGCAAAGGGTAAAAACGTTGAGCAGGTGGATACGGTACTCAGGGATGGGGATCCGGCCGAAGAAATATTACATATGGCAGAATCCGGAGGGCATGACATCATTATTATGGGGCGACGCGGACACGGTCCCATCAGGAGTCTCCTTGTAGGCAGTGTATCAAATAAAGTAGCCGGATTGGCACCATGCACGGTTGTAACGGTAAGATAA
- a CDS encoding HPF/RaiA family ribosome-associated protein gives MILPLQITARNIELTEAIKTSIREHAEKLDKFYEKLISCRVVVEALPQRSLYNVHVNMTVPGKELVVKREPNADLYIAIRDSFNAARRELEDFSRLQRGDVKHHEEPPYARISTLFPDKGYGFLTTFDGREIYFHQNSVLNRDFKHLEVGMEVRFAEEMGEKGPQASSLTVLKSKSF, from the coding sequence ATGATACTTCCGTTACAGATTACAGCCCGAAACATAGAACTTACAGAAGCAATTAAGACCTCTATCCGTGAGCATGCTGAGAAATTAGATAAATTTTACGAAAAACTCATAAGCTGCAGGGTTGTAGTTGAGGCCCTTCCTCAAAGATCATTATATAATGTACACGTTAATATGACGGTACCCGGTAAGGAACTGGTTGTAAAGCGTGAACCTAACGCAGATCTTTATATTGCAATAAGAGATTCTTTTAATGCTGCACGCCGTGAGTTGGAAGATTTTTCCAGATTGCAGCGTGGTGATGTAAAGCATCATGAAGAACCTCCTTATGCGAGGATAAGTACACTCTTTCCTGATAAGGGTTACGGTTTTCTCACCACATTTGACGGACGTGAGATATATTTTCATCAAAACAGCGTATTAAACCGCGATTTTAAACATTTGGAAGTAGGGATGGAGGTCAGATTTGCTGAAGAGATGGGTGAAAAAGGACCGCAGGCTAGTTCTCTAACTGTCTTAAAAAGCAAGTCTTTTTAA
- a CDS encoding FxsA family protein, which produces MVLRLILLFTIFPLVELYLLIQIGRHLGALTTVMIVFITGVAGALLAKSQGLSVYKNIKKDLQEGFIPTESLLDGLFILIAGALLITPGLITDIVGFFLMIPLFRRYLKIQLAKKFHQKYKIKKTYFSQDL; this is translated from the coding sequence ATGGTTCTTCGCCTTATTTTATTATTTACCATTTTCCCTTTGGTTGAGTTATACCTGCTGATACAAATAGGAAGGCATCTGGGTGCCCTTACCACAGTAATGATAGTCTTTATCACAGGGGTGGCTGGAGCATTGCTTGCCAAGAGTCAGGGGTTAAGTGTTTACAAAAATATCAAAAAGGATTTACAGGAAGGATTTATCCCTACGGAAAGTTTACTGGATGGCCTGTTCATTTTGATCGCCGGTGCTCTGCTTATTACCCCCGGATTAATAACGGACATCGTTGGCTTTTTTCTTATGATACCGCTATTCAGGCGATATCTGAAAATACAGCTAGCGAAGAAGTTTCACCAGAAGTATAAAATAAAAAAAACTTATTTTTCGCAGGACTTATGA
- a CDS encoding PAS domain S-box protein has translation MVLSDVTIFDTVSVLIVVLDTAGNIVYFNRTGERVTGYSLMEVKGKCFWELFLVPEEIDTFKAVFENLQKEQLQGEKVSTWLTKNGDRRLIEWSNTTLFKNASVEYIIITGTDITVRRKEEERLLRLSHALEQSPSSIVITDTRGHIEYVNAKFTRLTGYSPEEVIGKNPRILKSGDTLPEEYTRLWEMITSGKEWRGEFHNIKKNGESYWESVSISPVRNEEGVITHFIAIKEDITEHKKFESQLEFLASHDPLTNLFNRRRFLEELEGWRLSWEERIRTALK, from the coding sequence ATGGTTCTAAGTGACGTAACCATCTTTGACACCGTTAGTGTGCTGATAGTGGTGCTTGACACGGCAGGAAACATCGTCTATTTTAACCGAACCGGTGAGCGTGTAACAGGTTATTCATTGATGGAAGTAAAAGGGAAATGTTTCTGGGAATTGTTTCTTGTTCCGGAAGAAATTGATACATTTAAGGCGGTTTTTGAAAATCTCCAAAAGGAGCAACTACAGGGAGAAAAGGTATCCACGTGGTTGACAAAGAACGGCGATCGCAGGCTGATAGAATGGTCAAATACCACCCTCTTCAAAAATGCATCGGTTGAGTATATCATTATAACGGGTACCGATATTACCGTGAGAAGGAAGGAAGAGGAAAGACTTCTAAGACTATCCCATGCGTTGGAGCAGAGTCCCAGTTCAATTGTCATAACCGATACCAGGGGCCATATTGAATACGTCAATGCTAAATTTACTCGGCTAACGGGATACAGCCCGGAAGAAGTTATTGGAAAAAATCCCCGGATTCTTAAATCAGGTGATACCTTGCCTGAAGAATATACCCGGTTATGGGAGATGATTACCTCCGGAAAGGAATGGCGGGGGGAGTTTCATAATATTAAAAAAAATGGCGAATCATATTGGGAATCGGTATCTATTTCCCCGGTAAGAAACGAAGAGGGGGTAATAACCCATTTTATAGCGATTAAGGAAGATATTACAGAACACAAGAAGTTTGAATCCCAGCTTGAGTTTCTGGCCTCCCACGATCCGCTTACGAATCTGTTTAACCGGAGACGTTTCCTGGAGGAACTTGAAGGATGGCGGTTAAGCTGGGAAGAGCGTATCCGTACGGCCCTGAAGTAG